GCCGGCTTCCTCCCCACGGAGGAGGAGCTTGTCTCGGCGCTCCGGCCCGTTGTGGGCTGGACCCCCAGTCCCGACCTGCCCCTGTTCCAGGATACCACCTTTGAACCCATCTATCAGGATACGGAGGAGCCAGGTCTGCTCCGCTGGCGCTGGACCCGATAACCGTTTTGCAGAAAGGAGGCCATTGGAATGAAAAAGTGTACAGACCGGAAGGGCGTCACCATTCTGATGGCCCTCCTCCTGCTGCTGGTAGCCAGCATGGTCAGCGTAGTGATCCTTACGGCGGCCACTACCGCCGCCCGGCACATCTCCAATGACCGCCAGAGCCAGCAGACCTATCTCACCGTCAGCTCCGCTGCGGAGCTGTTGCGGGACGATATCCTCTCCTCCAGCTATGAGCAGAAGGTCACCCGCCGCCCCACTACCACCGGCAGCTATATCGAGCGGACGGAGGTAACTCAGACCCCCCAGGGGGCCATGAAGGTCTGGCTGGAGCGGGGCATTGAGGCCGTGGACCGTGGCATCGCCTATACCGACGTCATCACCCTCACCCCGGATGCTGCCAGCGGTCTGGACGCCGTACAGGCGGAGTTCACCATGACCCCTGCCTACGACATCACCGTGACCCTTTCTCTGGCGGACAGCAGTCAGGGCAACTGCCTTATGACCCTCACCCTCAGCGGCGAGCGGAAGCAGCAGGTCACCATCGTCACCGGCGGCAACACCGAGACGGGACAGGCCACCGTTACCACCACCACCATCTCTTGGGACACACCGCTCATTGAAAAGGGGGTCACCGGATGAAAAAGCTGAAAAACCAGAAGGGCGAAACTCTGGTGGAGACTCTGGTGTCCCTGCTGATCATCGTGCTGGTGTTCGTCTTTCTGACGGGCTCCGCCGTGGCAGCCGCCAAGATCAACGCCAAGATCCGGGACACCGACGTCTCCTTCCGGTACAGCGATGCCCAGTCCGAGGGCAGCGCCCAGCTGCGCCTCTCCGGCCGCAGCGGCCAGACCGGCAGCACCTCGGTGGAGGTCTATCAGGAGAACGGCTACCGCTACTATGTGTCGGAGGATACGCCATGAGAAAACTCCGTGACCGGCGGGGCATCACCCTGACCGAGATGCTGTGTACGGTGCTGATCGTGCTGCTGCTGACGGCGCTGCTGGTAGTGGGCATCCGCTTTGCCGGCAAGACCTATACGGAGTCCATGCGGCTGTCGGAGGCCCAGGAGCTTTGCTCCACCCTCACCAGCGTCATCAGCGACAAGCTGCGCTTCTGCGGCACCGTGACGCAGGATGAAAACGGCGGCCTGACGCAGATCTTCATCCAAAACGTGGGCAGCGTGGAGGGTAAGGGCGATGCCTTTCAGATCGGTGAGGACGGCCAGCTGGCGTTGGGTGACAGCCACCTGCTGGGCTCGGCCTCCTACCCCAAGGGGCTGAAGGTGAAGTCCTTTACCCTACGCTACGATGCCTCCACCGACATTTTCTCCGTCACCCTGGAGATCGGGGACCGCTCCCGGCAAACCCTGTCCCAGACCTCCTTCGAGGTCAAGCGCATCAATCGCACCGTGACCTGATGCGCCCACGGCCCGCAAGCGGTAAGCGGCCAAATGCAGAGATAACAAACGAACCCCCCTCGGCCATTGAACCGCACCAGATTATGCGGACAGCACTAAAAGCCCCCATGTAGGATATTGAGTTTTAAGCGGAGTGGCGCAGCGACAGCGGTGCCACTCCCGTTTTTGTTTGGATGCGTTCGTGGTTATAGAAGTAAATATACCTGTCGATCAGTTCGTTTGCTTCTTGGAGCGTCTTTGGCTTGTGGCGGTAGATGCACTCTGTTTTCAGAATGGAGAAGAAATTTTCTGCCATGGCATTGTCATAAGGATTTCCTTTCCTTGACATGGACGGCGTTATGCCGTAAGATTGTGTTAGCTTGAAGTATGCTTGTGATGTGTATTGAAAGCCTTGGTCGCTGTGGAGCTGCAACTCCGCAGCGACTTTCTCTTTCTTCATTGCCAGACGAATCGTGTCCAGAACAAGATTCACAGTCTGCCGACTTGCAGTCTTGTAGGCCACAATACTGTTGTCATACAGATCTCGGATCATGGACAGATATAAAATGCCTTCTTTTGTGTGGATGTAAGAAATGTCCGTGACCCATTTCTCGTTTGGCCTGACCGCCCGGAACTGTCTGTTCAACAGATTTTCATATTTGTGTACCTGCTGACCAAGATTTACCCATTGGCGGCGTCGGCGAACCTCAGACAATAATCCATATTTTTTCATGATTCTGAGCACAGTCTTCGGATCTCTTTGAATATTTCTGCCTTTTAACCACTTCCATACACGTCGATAGCCATAGGTCTTATCTGTCCTGCGCTGACATTCCTCGATTTCCTTTGCCACAACAGCATCGCGATCCGTCTCTCCCAGACGCTTTTTTAAAGCAGTAGTAACCACTTCTGGATACCCCGAAGAATTTGCACATAACAGATATTGGGTATTCTCCCCGGTGACGGTGAATGACGGCGTACTTTGCCTTTGGCCTCACTTCCTTTCTGTGGACTGCAGAAAATCCTGCAGTAATTTCACTTCCATCTTGAGCCGCTTATTCTCATACTTATATTCCTGCAGCGTCTTTGCAGGCTTCCTGCCACGAAACTTCGGCGCACCCTTGGCGGCTTTTTTGCGTTGCCGCTTCAGCAGATTGTGAACCGGACGGTCTCCCTCCAAGCCAAGTTCCGCTTCGATTTCCCTGTGGCTCTTCCCTGATTCTAACATCTTTTCTATGGTCGGTAGTAGAACCTGCATATTGGTGTATCTTCGTTTGCTCATAATGAATCCCCCCTGATGTACTTATTATCCTACATCAGGGGGGATTTTGTCTATTGTCCTGTTTTACTGGTTCTGTTCACCATTGCCGAGGGGGGGTCGTTTCTGTCTTATTTGGTTTTTTCTGCGGCCGCTGCGGTGGAACCGTCAGCTTTCTGCCTTGACGTCGGGCCTTGCGTCCTCCGTGCGGTACTGGGTCATAAGCAGCCGAATGGCCTGCTTCAGCGCCTCCAGCTGGGACTGCAGATAGCATTCATCCTCGAACATGGCGTAGTGGACGCAGGTCTGGATCAGGATGAAGATCAGCGGGGTGATGGTGGTATAGGGGATGCCCAGCTTGGGCTCCAGCGATTTGGCGTATTCGGTGTAGCGGCGGTTGACCCCCTCGAAGAACTGCTTGCCGTAGCGGATATACTTGGGGTGGGTGTAGACCTGATACATCAGGCGGTACTTCTTGCCGTGCTGCCGGGCCGTCCAGTAGGGGATCTCGTCGATGAAGCGCATCAGATCCTGCGGATCGGTGGGGGCCTTGGCCATGAAGTCGTCCTCTACCTTCTTCATGCAGTAGGCGGTGGACTGGACAATGAGATCGTCCAAATCTCTAAAATAGATATACAGCACGGCGGAGCTGCACCCACAGGACTCCGCCAGCTTCCGGATGCCCACGGAGGCCAGACCGTTTTCGGCGTAGCAGTCGTAGCACTTCTCCATCAGCATGATTTTTTTGCGCTGAAATTCCTCTTGATCTCTGGTTCTCACGGTACTTCTCCTCTTGTCATCCCTATTATTTGCATAGATTGCAAATATTATATACACTATATCTGATAATATATTATATCACTTGTTTCCGTGTTGCAAGGCTTTTTTCCGCAGTTCCCAAAAAATGGCAAAATCATCGCCTGAATCGGACATTCAGGCGATGACTTTTTTTGCGATGTGCAATAGCGGGCATGGGCTGCTGCCTATGTCCGCCGGGATACGCTCCCTCGCCCCGCCGCCGTCCAAGGGATATCCGTTATCCTTCGGTGCCACTGCCCTCCGGCGTCGTATCGGCAGCTGCGGTATCGGCGGGAGCATCCGCAACGGTGTCCTTCGGCTCCTGACGGGCCTCCAGCCGTTTCAGATACCAGAGGATGCGCCCGCCCACATAGGCGATGGCCACAATGGCCCCGGCAGATAGTATCCGGAAATACCAGCCAAAGATAACTGTCCCAAGAACGCCCACCACTACGGTAACAATCACAATATGCCAATCCAATGGATATTTTGTCTTCATAATTCTACCCTTCTACTGATGTTCTCTTTACGCAAGTGTCACCGGACGTGCTAAATACTTGGTAATTTTGCTATCCAAAGAAATGGAAAAATTTACTCCTCCCTTGGGATCCATTGATACAGAAATACTACTGGGTCCAAAGGTCTTATGGGCATAGCTTGGTTGTATAACCGCATCCGTTGATGTTACAACGCCATAGCATAGGTAGGTAGCAAAATGGCTATCCGCTACATTTCCCGCCTCACAGGCATCACACTGGGGGATAGTGGGATTAAAGCGCAAGAGCGGCAGAAGATTTTTGTATTCGATCTTAAGATTCCCATCTTTTGGACTGCTTTCCGTTACATCACGGTTCCTCTTTGTTTCATTGCCGCAAATTCCGCACTTAAACGTCTGATGCACGTAACCCTTTTCTGCAAAGCTGTCATCAAAGGAAGCATTGGTTCCGATGGCAAGCACGTCCTGCAGCCGGGTCGCTGGATATTTCTTCCATTATATTTCTACCTATGCATCGGACTCCTCCCCTTTCAGCTTCATCGTATCACAATTTCCGCTTTTTGCAAGCAAATTCGCCGCCCAGTGTGTTTCTTCGTAAAGAGTGCCGATTGTCGCCATTTTATTTTAGTGAAATTGCTCTTGTTGCCGTTTTTCCTTTGCATCTGACAGGAATTTGTGGTATGATACAGGATGTATTCTTGTTTCTATTCGCCGCAGCGATGCCGGAAGGCTCTCCCGCCCGGCGGCAGGGAAACGGGAGCAATACGCATACTTTCCTTTTGGAAACAGAAAGGACACGATACATATGGGACTCATTACGAAAATTTTCGGAACGTACAGTCAGCGGGAGCTGAAAAGCATCTACCCCATCGCTGACAAGATCGAGGCGCTGGCCGACGAGTACAAGGCCCTCACCGATGCCCAGCTTCAGGCCAAGACCCCGGAGTTCAAGGAGCGTCTGGCCAACGGTGAGACGCTGGATGACCTGCTGCCGGAGGCCTTTGCCACCGTGCGGGAGGCGGCGGACCGTGTGCTGGGTCTGCGCCCCTATCGGGTGCAGCTCATCGGCGGCATCGTGCTGCATCAGGGCCGTATCGCTGAGATGAAGACCGGTGAAGGTAAGACGCTGGTGGCCACGCTGCCCTCCTACCTCAATGCACTGACGGGCCGTGGCGTTCACATCGTCACCGTCAACGACTATCTGGCCAAGCGAGACAGCGAGTGGATGGGCAAGGTCCACCGCTTTCTGGGCCTGTCGGTGGGTCTGATCGTCCACGACCTCAGCAAGGAGGAGCGGCAGGCCGCCTACAACGCCGACATCACCTACGGCACCAACAACGAGATGGGCTTTGACTACCTGCGGGACAACATGGCCATCTATAAGAACGAGCAGGTGCAGCGGGGCCATAACTTCGCCATCGTGGACGAGGTGGACTCCATCCTCATCGATGAGGCCCGGACGCCCCTCATCATCTCCGGCATGGGCGACAAGTCCACGCAGCTGTATGACATGGCAGAGTCGCTGGTGGCCCGGATGAAGAAATACGTGGTGGCGGAGGTGGACTCCAAGGAGGAGGAAGCCGAGGATATCGACGCCGACTATGTGGTGGACGAGAAGGCCAAGACGGCCACCCTCACCGCCCGTGGTATCGCCAAGGCCGAGGAGTTTTTCAATCTGGAGAACCTCTCCGACCCGGAGAACAGTACCATTGCCCACCATATCAATCAGGCCATCAAGGCCCACGGCGTCATGAAGCGGGACGTGGACTACGTCATCAAGGACGGCGAGATCATCATTGTGGACGAGTTCACCGGCCGTCTGATGTTCGGCCGTCGGTACTCCGAGGGCCTGCATCAGGCCATTGAGGCCAAGGAGCACGTCTCCGTGCAGCGGGAGAGCAAGACGCTGGCCACCATCACCTTCCAGAACTACTTCCGCCTGTATCAGAAGCTGTCCGGTATGACCGGTACGGCCCTGACGGAGGAGGAGGAATTTGCCACCATCTACAAGCTGGACATTGTGGAGATCCCCACCAACCGTCCCATCGCCCGTATCGACGATCAGGACTCCGTGTATAAAACGGAGCAGGGCAAGTTCCGGGCGGTCATCCGTCAGGTGGAGGAGTGCCACGCCAAGGGCCAGCCGGTGCTGGTGGGTACGGTATCCATCGAGAAGAACGAGCTTTTAAGCCGGATGCTCACCAAGGCAGGCATCAAGCACAACGTATTGAACGCCAAGAACCACGAGCGTGAGGCGGAGATCGTGGCGCAGGCCGGTAAGCTGGGCGCCGTCACCGTGGCCACCAACATGGCCGGCCGTGGTACGGATATCATGCTGGGCGGCAATGCCGAGTACATGGCCACCAGCGACCTGCGGAAGGCGGGGCTGTCGGACGAGCTCATTGCTGAGGCCACCGGCTACGCCGAGACGGACAACCAGGAGATTCTGGATGCCCGCCGCCTGTTTGCCCAGAAGCTGCAGCAGCACAAGGAGGAGATCGCCGGAGAGGCGGAGCAGGTGCGTCAGGCCGGCGGCCTGTTCATCGTGGGTACCGAGCGCCACGACTCCCGCCGGATCGACAACCAGCTGCGTGGCCGTGCCGGCCGTCAGGGCGACCCCGGCGAGACCCGGTTCTATATCTCGCTGGAGGATGACCTCATGCGTCTGTTCGGTGGTGAGCGCATCAACGCCATCATGGAGCGGATGAACCTCGACGAGGACACCCCCATCGAGAACAAGATGCTGACCCGTGCCATTGAGCAGGCCCAGACCACGGTGGAGTCCCGGAACTTCCAGTCCCGTAAGTCGGTGCTGGAGTACGACGACGTGATGAACAAGCAGCGTGAGATCATCTACGATCAGCGCAAGCAGGTGCTGGAGGGTATGGACGTCAAGGGCATCATCATGAACATGATGTCCACCGCCATCGGCCATCAGGTCAGCAGCGCCTTCGGCGGCGAGAGCCACATGGACGAGGCCGGGATGCGGGAGCTGCTGCGTCAGGTGGAGGGCCTGTACTTCCCCAGGTACACCGTGCGCTTCGAGCCGGAGCGCATCCCCCAGTTGACGGCCGAGGAGGTCATCGATGCCTTTACCGCCGCCGCTGCCGACTTCTACGAAAAGAAGGAGCAGGAGTTCACCTCCCCTGTCATGCGTGAGGTGGAGCGTGTGGTGCTGCTGCGGGTGGTAGACGAGTACTGGATGGACCACATCGATGCCATGACCGATCTGCGGCAGGGCATCGGTCTGCGGGCCTATGCTCAGACGGATCCCATCATCGCCTATAAGAAGGAATCTCTGGAGATGTTTGAGGAGATGATCTCCGCCATTCAGGAGGAAACCGTCCGGCGGCTGTACTCCGTACGGCTGCGGAAGAACGAGGAGGTCAAGCGGGAGCGTGTAGCCAAGACCACGTCGGAGAGCGTGGGCGGCGACGGCACCGTGAAGAAGCAGCCCCGCAAGGTGAAGAAGATTGGCCGCAACGAACCCTGCCCCTGCGGCAGCGGTAAGAAGTACAAGAACTGCTGCGGCCGGGATGCGTAAAAATCCCCGGACAGGAGGACTGCCATGGCATTTCATGACCATACGGAAAACGGCATCACCGTGCTGCAGAGCGATCTGCTGTGCGGCAGCATCCGCCACGGCTTTTCCACCCGCACCGGCGGCGTCAGCCCCGCCCCGTGGAACAGCCTGAATCTGGGCGTGGGCCGGGGCGACGATCTGGCCAATGTGCAGGAGAACTTCCGCCGGCTGTGCGGCGTGCTGGGTCTGTCCCATCAGCGGGCGGTGCTCAGTAAGCAGGTCCACGAGGACAACATCCGTCTGGTGACGGAGTCGGACTGCGGCAAGGGACTGTTCCGGCAGCGGGACTACGCCAGCGTAGACGCCATGATCTGCCGGGAGAAGCACATCCCGCTGGTGGTGTTCTCCGCCGACTGCGGCACTATTCTGCTGTACGACCCGGTGCAGGAGGCCATCGGAGCCGTCCATGCCGGGTGGCGTGGGGTGGCCAGCGGTCTGGCTGCCAAGACGGTGCGGCGGATGCAGGAGGCCTTCGGCACGGAGCCGGGGGATCTGCTGGCTGCCACGGGGCCGTCCATCGGTGCCTGCTGCTTCGAGACGGACGATGACGTGCCGGAGGCCATGCGCCGGGCGCTGGGTGCGGCAGCGGAGCCGTACATGGTGCGCTGGGGCGAAAAGTGGCACATAGACCTGAAGGGCATCAATGCCCTGTGGCTGCGGCAGGCCGGGGTACAGCGCATCGACGTATGCCCCGACTGCACCGGCTGCCACCCGGAGCGCTGGTGGTCCCATCGGAAGATGGGGGACCGCCGGGGAGCGCAGGCGGCACTCATCGCCCTGATCTGAACAGGAGACTGCCATGAAAAAGCGTTTACTATCCCTTTTGCTGGCGGCGGCGTGTCTTGTGCCGCTGTCTGGCTGCGACTGGGGCGAGGAGCCGGAGGAGACCTACGACACCCTCTCCCAATACTATCAGCAGAGCGACAGCACTAAGCAGGATACCCGTCTCACCACCTTCGGCCTGCCCTATCTGCAGGGGGAGACATGGGACCCCATCACCTGCGCCGACGGCGCCCAGCAGACACTGGGTGCGCTGCTGTATGAGAGTCTGTACACGCTGGGTACCGACTTTTTGCCCCGGCCTTGTCTGGCGGAGAGCGCCTCCTACGACGCCGAAAGCTACGCTCTGACCGTCACCGTGCGCTCCGGCGTCACCTTCTCCGACGGCTCGGCCCTGACGGCGTGGGACGTGGTGGCTGCCCTGCGGTGGGCCAAGGAGTCCGTGCGGTACGGCCAGCGGCTGGCGGAGATGGACTCCGTGTCCTATCTGGGAGAGAGTACCCTCCGCATCTACCTCACCCGCAACGACCCGCAATTCGCCGCCCGGCTGGACATTCCCATCATCAAGGGCGGCACCCAGGAGGACACGGTACCGGTGGGCAGCGGCCCCTACCGCTATGCCAAGGACGAGAGCGGGGTGTATCTGGCCCGGCGAACGGACTGGTGGCAGGATAAGACCATGCCGCTGGAGCGCATCGAGCTGACCGCCTGCAAGAACACCGACTCCATGGCCTACGCCTTCTATACCCACGACATCCAGATGCTGGTATGCGACCTGACCGGCACCAACACCTCCAACGTCTACGGCAGCGGCAGCTATACGGACATCCCCACCTCGACGATGCAGTATATCGGCTTCAATGTCACCCGTGCGCCCTTCAACGACCCCAAGCTGCGGGCGGCCCTGAGTCTTGGCATGGACCGGGCCGGCGGCGTCAGTGCCTTCCTGCTGGGGCATGGGCAGACGGCACAGTTCCCCCTGTCCCCCTCGGCGGTGGTCTACCCCAAGGATCTGGAGGAGACCTATTCCCCGGACAGCTACCGCTCCGCTATGGAGACGGCGGGCTATACCTCCGGCGAAAAGTCCGTCTCCGTCACCATGCTGGTGAACGAGGAGAATAGCTTCAAGGTGTCCATGGCCCGGAAGCTGGCCTCGGACCTCTCCCAATACGACGTGAAGATCGACGTAAAGACCCTGCCCTATGAGGACTATCTGGCGGCGCTGAAGAGCGGGGATTTCGACCTCTACTACGGGGAGTGCAAGCTGACGGCGGATTGGGATCTATCGCCGCTGCTGTCTCCGGGCGGGGCCCTGAACTACGGCGGCGTGCGGGACACACAGCTGGAGACCCTGCTGACGGCCTTCCGAACGGCATCGGAGGGCGAGGGACGCCAGACGGCGGCTCGGGAGCTGTGCAGCTATCTGAAGGAGCAGGCGCCGTTGGTGGCAGTGTGCTTCAAGTCCAACTCCGTGCTGCTGCCGGACGGAGCGGTGAAAAACGACATCCACCCCACCGTCTCTGACCCCTTTGCCGATTTTCAGGATTGGCAGCTGAATATGAAAAGCTAAGCCCTCCGGAAAATGAACTTTTTAGCAAGAACCGGCCGCAGGGAGAATCTCCCTGCGGCCGGTTCTTGCTTATCCGAAATCTGTGGGACACACCAGCCCCTTAATAGCGCCGGATGACGGCGGCCACCTTCCCCAAAATTTGTGCGTCGTGGCCGTCAATGGGGCTGTACGCCTCATTCTCCGGCAGGAGCCACACCTGCCCGTTGCGGCGGGAATAGCGCTTGACCGTGGCCTCGTCCCCCAGCAGGGCCACCACGATCTCGCCGTTGTTAGCGGTCTGCTGCTGGCGCACCACCACCAGATCGTCCGGCAGAATGCCTGCGTTGAGCATGGACTCCCCCCGAACCCGGAGGGCAAAATACTGGCTGCTGTCGCCGCCGGCGTCGAAGGTCAGGTAGTCCTCGATGCACTCCTCCGCCAGAATGGGGGTACCTGCGGCCACCGTCCCCACAATGGGGATCTGGTTCTCCTCCGGCAGCGGCTCCGTCAGGGTCAGCGCCCGGCCCTTGCCGGCCCCCTTGCCGATGACCCCCAGCTCCTCCATGTGTTTCAGGTGAAAATGGACGGTGGAGGGGGATTTCAGCCCCACGGCGTCCCCAATTTCCCGCACGGAGGGGGGATAGCCCTGCGTCCGGATGGTCTGGGCGATATAGTCATAGATCCGCTGCTGCATCTTCGTGAGCTGTACCATGTGCGCCGTCTCCTTCGTTTACATAAGGTTTTTCATAGTATACCATATATTCTCTCCGTTTGCAACAGATGTTCGATGGATTTTTCCGAATTTTTTCGGGCAAAAAGGGAGTTTCCCCTTGAAATTCCGTGGACGATATGGTATGATGGGTTGTACTTTGAAGAATAGCCTCTTTGGGCTTTATTTTGTTGGAGGGAAAGATTATGAAAATTGCTGTTACGATTCTGCAGCTGCTGTCTGCTTTGGTGCTGATCCTCATTGTTCTGTTCCAGTCCGGTAAGAGCCAGGGTCTGTCCGGTGCCATCGGCGGCATCGCTGATTCCTACATGAGCCGCAGCAAGGCCCGC
The genomic region above belongs to Vescimonas coprocola and contains:
- a CDS encoding type II secretion system protein translates to MKKLKNQKGETLVETLVSLLIIVLVFVFLTGSAVAAAKINAKIRDTDVSFRYSDAQSEGSAQLRLSGRSGQTGSTSVEVYQENGYRYYVSEDTP
- a CDS encoding IS3 family transposase is translated as MVTTALKKRLGETDRDAVVAKEIEECQRRTDKTYGYRRVWKWLKGRNIQRDPKTVLRIMKKYGLLSEVRRRRQWVNLGQQVHKYENLLNRQFRAVRPNEKWVTDISYIHTKEGILYLSMIRDLYDNSIVAYKTASRQTVNLVLDTIRLAMKKEKVAAELQLHSDQGFQYTSQAYFKLTQSYGITPSMSRKGNPYDNAMAENFFSILKTECIYRHKPKTLQEANELIDRYIYFYNHERIQTKTGVAPLSLRHSA
- a CDS encoding imidazolonepropionase, whose product is MSKRRYTNMQVLLPTIEKMLESGKSHREIEAELGLEGDRPVHNLLKRQRKKAAKGAPKFRGRKPAKTLQEYKYENKRLKMEVKLLQDFLQSTERK
- a CDS encoding TetR/AcrR family transcriptional regulator, coding for MRTRDQEEFQRKKIMLMEKCYDCYAENGLASVGIRKLAESCGCSSAVLYIYFRDLDDLIVQSTAYCMKKVEDDFMAKAPTDPQDLMRFIDEIPYWTARQHGKKYRLMYQVYTHPKYIRYGKQFFEGVNRRYTEYAKSLEPKLGIPYTTITPLIFILIQTCVHYAMFEDECYLQSQLEALKQAIRLLMTQYRTEDARPDVKAES
- the secA gene encoding preprotein translocase subunit SecA — protein: MGLITKIFGTYSQRELKSIYPIADKIEALADEYKALTDAQLQAKTPEFKERLANGETLDDLLPEAFATVREAADRVLGLRPYRVQLIGGIVLHQGRIAEMKTGEGKTLVATLPSYLNALTGRGVHIVTVNDYLAKRDSEWMGKVHRFLGLSVGLIVHDLSKEERQAAYNADITYGTNNEMGFDYLRDNMAIYKNEQVQRGHNFAIVDEVDSILIDEARTPLIISGMGDKSTQLYDMAESLVARMKKYVVAEVDSKEEEAEDIDADYVVDEKAKTATLTARGIAKAEEFFNLENLSDPENSTIAHHINQAIKAHGVMKRDVDYVIKDGEIIIVDEFTGRLMFGRRYSEGLHQAIEAKEHVSVQRESKTLATITFQNYFRLYQKLSGMTGTALTEEEEFATIYKLDIVEIPTNRPIARIDDQDSVYKTEQGKFRAVIRQVEECHAKGQPVLVGTVSIEKNELLSRMLTKAGIKHNVLNAKNHEREAEIVAQAGKLGAVTVATNMAGRGTDIMLGGNAEYMATSDLRKAGLSDELIAEATGYAETDNQEILDARRLFAQKLQQHKEEIAGEAEQVRQAGGLFIVGTERHDSRRIDNQLRGRAGRQGDPGETRFYISLEDDLMRLFGGERINAIMERMNLDEDTPIENKMLTRAIEQAQTTVESRNFQSRKSVLEYDDVMNKQREIIYDQRKQVLEGMDVKGIIMNMMSTAIGHQVSSAFGGESHMDEAGMRELLRQVEGLYFPRYTVRFEPERIPQLTAEEVIDAFTAAAADFYEKKEQEFTSPVMREVERVVLLRVVDEYWMDHIDAMTDLRQGIGLRAYAQTDPIIAYKKESLEMFEEMISAIQEETVRRLYSVRLRKNEEVKRERVAKTTSESVGGDGTVKKQPRKVKKIGRNEPCPCGSGKKYKNCCGRDA
- the pgeF gene encoding peptidoglycan editing factor PgeF produces the protein MAFHDHTENGITVLQSDLLCGSIRHGFSTRTGGVSPAPWNSLNLGVGRGDDLANVQENFRRLCGVLGLSHQRAVLSKQVHEDNIRLVTESDCGKGLFRQRDYASVDAMICREKHIPLVVFSADCGTILLYDPVQEAIGAVHAGWRGVASGLAAKTVRRMQEAFGTEPGDLLAATGPSIGACCFETDDDVPEAMRRALGAAAEPYMVRWGEKWHIDLKGINALWLRQAGVQRIDVCPDCTGCHPERWWSHRKMGDRRGAQAALIALI
- a CDS encoding ABC transporter substrate-binding protein, which produces MKKRLLSLLLAAACLVPLSGCDWGEEPEETYDTLSQYYQQSDSTKQDTRLTTFGLPYLQGETWDPITCADGAQQTLGALLYESLYTLGTDFLPRPCLAESASYDAESYALTVTVRSGVTFSDGSALTAWDVVAALRWAKESVRYGQRLAEMDSVSYLGESTLRIYLTRNDPQFAARLDIPIIKGGTQEDTVPVGSGPYRYAKDESGVYLARRTDWWQDKTMPLERIELTACKNTDSMAYAFYTHDIQMLVCDLTGTNTSNVYGSGSYTDIPTSTMQYIGFNVTRAPFNDPKLRAALSLGMDRAGGVSAFLLGHGQTAQFPLSPSAVVYPKDLEETYSPDSYRSAMETAGYTSGEKSVSVTMLVNEENSFKVSMARKLASDLSQYDVKIDVKTLPYEDYLAALKSGDFDLYYGECKLTADWDLSPLLSPGGALNYGGVRDTQLETLLTAFRTASEGEGRQTAARELCSYLKEQAPLVAVCFKSNSVLLPDGAVKNDIHPTVSDPFADFQDWQLNMKS
- the lexA gene encoding transcriptional repressor LexA — protein: MVQLTKMQQRIYDYIAQTIRTQGYPPSVREIGDAVGLKSPSTVHFHLKHMEELGVIGKGAGKGRALTLTEPLPEENQIPIVGTVAAGTPILAEECIEDYLTFDAGGDSSQYFALRVRGESMLNAGILPDDLVVVRQQQTANNGEIVVALLGDEATVKRYSRRNGQVWLLPENEAYSPIDGHDAQILGKVAAVIRRY
- the secG gene encoding preprotein translocase subunit SecG; translation: MKIAVTILQLLSALVLILIVLFQSGKSQGLSGAIGGIADSYMSRSKARSVDAKLAKATKWVGAIFVILTLVLNCMVAAGL